A section of the Oncorhynchus keta strain PuntledgeMale-10-30-2019 chromosome 15, Oket_V2, whole genome shotgun sequence genome encodes:
- the LOC118394732 gene encoding elongation of very long chain fatty acids protein 1-like isoform X2, which yields MLLELGSNIMSLYEYLLQRTDHRLLPYPLMRTPFQMTSILLGYVFFSLYAGPRLMVNRKPYHLKSAMIVYNFSMVFLNAFLVYEFLMSGWGTTFTWRCDLCDYSSSPQALRMVRVAWWFYFSKFIELLDTLFFVLPGGMSSFHAMVNACVHVIMYTYYGLSAAGPRFQKYLWWKKYMTAIQLIQFVLISLHISQYYFMEKCDFQVPMFIHLIWMYGTFFFVLFSNFWIQAYIKGKRLPTATKEAKLKQNGVTNGHTNGITIGNISMVPNGKQVENGNGTTAHRVNGHNQLGKVKEV from the exons ATGCTGCTAGAACTGGGATCCAATATTATGTCGTTGTATGAGTATTTATTGCAGAGAACGG ACCACCGGTTGTTGCCCTACCCGTTGATGCGGACCCCCTTCCAGATGaccagcatcctgttgggctatGTATTCTTCTCGCTGTATGCAGGGCCTCGCCTGATGGTAAACCGCAAGCCCTATCACCTCAAATCGGCCATGATCGTCTATAACTTCAGCATGGTGTTCCTGAACGCCTTCCTTGTCTATGAG TTCCTGATGTCAGGATGGGGCACCACCTTTACCTGGAGATGTGACCTTTGTGACTACTCAAGCAGCCCACAGGCTCTAAGG ATGGTTCGAGTGGCTTGGTGGTTTTACTTCTCTAAATTCATCGAGCTTCTGGACACG TTATTCTTTGTGCTGC CAGGGGGAATGAGCTCGTTCCATGCCATGGTCAACGCATGTGTCCACGTCATCATGTACACCTACTACGGCCTGTCCGCTGCAGGACCTCGCTTCCAGAAATACCTCTGGTGGAAGAAGTACATGACCGCAATCCAGCTT ATCCAGTTTGTGCTGATCTCACTTCACATCTCTCAATACTACTTCATGGAGAAGTGTGACTTTCAGGTGCCCATGTTCATTCACCTCATCTGGATGTACGGAACCTTCTTCTTCGTACTCTTCTCCAACTTCTGGATTCAGGCCTACATAAAGGGTAAACGGCTGCCTACAGCAACCAAGGAGGCAAAGCTCAAGCAGAATGGCGTTACTAATGGTCATACCAACGGCATTACCAttggcaacatttccatggttcCCAACGGCAAACAAGTGGAGAACGGCAATGGGACAACAGCGCACCGTGTCAACGGCCATAACCAACTCGGCAAAGTGAAGGAAGTCTAG
- the LOC118394730 gene encoding cell division cycle protein 20 homolog, whose product MAQFGFDNDIHSILKLDMPITNAPMARWQRKASSSMSTSCANTSALSPGKSGNRSLSLSKTPSKTPGKNGKTQCTPSKAGGDRFIPTRNNKQMDVASFLLSKENEPMDTNPSAATSENQKAWSVTLNGYDIEEAKILHLGGKPLNAPEGYQNNLKVLYSQIPTPVSTKKNRYIPSVPDRILDAPELRNDFYLNLLDWSSRNLLAVALHSNLYLWDATQGDIVLLMKMERVEDYISSVSWIKEGNFLALGTSDCKVQLWDVENQKRLRSMSGHTSRVGSLSWNNHILSSGSRSGHIHHHDVRVADHHIFTLSGHSQEVCGLEWSPDGRYLASGGNDNLVYVWPGVQEGSGQGSNAVHSFNEHQGAVKALAWCPWQPNILASGGGTSDRHIRIWNVTSGSCISALDTQSQVSSLKFAPNYKELVSGHGYAHDNVVIWKYPSLTKVAELNGHEGRVLNITMSPDCSTIATVAGDETVRLWKSFELDPVKKKAKERMAKSTSSSIHQSIR is encoded by the exons ATGGCTCAATTTGGATTTGACAACGACATTCACAGCATTCTGAAGCTGGATATGCCAATCACTAACGCGCCCATGGCGAGGTGGCAGAGAAAAGCCAGTTCGTCGATGTCGACCAGCTGTGCCAACACCAGCGCTCTATCACCTGGCAAATCCGGAAACCGATCTCTTAGTCTGTCCAAGACGCCCAGTAAAACACCAG GTAAAAATGGAAAGACACAGTGCACACCTTCCAAGGCAGGTGGTGACCGTTTCATTCCCACTAGAAACAACAAACAGATGGATGTGGCAAGCTTCCTGCTCTCAAAGGAAAATGAACCCATGGACACAAACCCCTCAGCAGCGACATCT GAGAACCAGAAAGCATGGTCTGTTACTCTCAATGGATATGACATTGAGGAGGCAAAGATCTTGCATCTGggaggaaaacccttgaatgctCCAGAAG GTTACCAGAACAACCTAAAAGTTCTCTACAGTCAGATTCCTACCCCAGTCTCCACCAAAAAGAACCGATACATACCATCAGTGCCTGACAGAATCTTAGACGCTCCTGAACTCCGAAATGATTTCT ATCTGAACCTACTAGACTGGAGCAGTCGGAACCTTCTAGCAGTTGCCCTTCACAGCAATCTTTATCTGTGGGACGCCACCCAGGGTGACATCGTCCTACTGATGAAGATGGAGCGGGTGGAGGACTACATCAGCTCTGTGTCATGGATCAAGGAGGGCAACTTCCTTGCCCTTGGTACCAGTGACTGCAAAGTTCAG TTGTGGGATGTGGAGAACCAGAAGCGTCTACGCAGCATGTCTGGCCACACTTCCAGAGTTGGCAGTCTGAGTTGGAACAATCACATTCTTTCCAG TGGCTCCAGATCTGGTCACATCCACCACCATGATGTAAGGGTAGCAGACCACCACATCTTCACCCTGTCTGGACACTCTCAGGAGGTGTGTGGGCTGGAGTGGTCCCCTGATGGAAGATACCTGGCCAGCGGCGGCAACGACAACCTTGTGTACGTGTGGCCAGGTGTGCAGGAGGGCAGCGGCCAAGGCAGTAATGCTGTCCACAGCTTCAATGAGCACCAAGGTGCAGTCAAG GCTTTGGCCTGGTGCCCATGGCAACCTAACATTCTTGCGTCTGGAGGGGGCACCAGTGACCGTCACATCCGCATCTGGAACGTCACCAGTGGCTCTTGCATCAGTGCCCTGGACACTCAGTCTCAG GTGTCCTCTTTGAAGTTTGCGCCAAACTACAAGGAATTGGTCTCCGGCCACGGATATGCCCACGACAACGTAGTCATCTGGAAGTATCCCTCCTTGACTAAAGTGGCAGAGCTCAATG GTCATGAGGGCAGGGTCTTGAACATTACCATGAGTCCAGACTGCTCGACTATCGCCACTGTAGCCGGTGATGAAACTGTCCGCCTCTGGAAGAGCTTTGAGCTGGATCCAGTCAAGAAGAAGGCCAAAGAGAGGATGGCGAAGTCCACCAGCAGCAGCATCCACCAATCTATCCGATAA
- the LOC118394732 gene encoding elongation of very long chain fatty acids protein 1-like isoform X1 produces the protein MLLELGSNIMSLYEYLLQRTDHRLLPYPLMRTPFQMTSILLGYVFFSLYAGPRLMVNRKPYHLKSAMIVYNFSMVFLNAFLVYEFLMSGWGTTFTWRCDLCDYSSSPQALRMVRVAWWFYFSKFIELLDTLFFVLRKKHSQITFLHVFHHSFMPFTWWWGMTIAPAGGMSSFHAMVNACVHVIMYTYYGLSAAGPRFQKYLWWKKYMTAIQLIQFVLISLHISQYYFMEKCDFQVPMFIHLIWMYGTFFFVLFSNFWIQAYIKGKRLPTATKEAKLKQNGVTNGHTNGITIGNISMVPNGKQVENGNGTTAHRVNGHNQLGKVKEV, from the exons ATGCTGCTAGAACTGGGATCCAATATTATGTCGTTGTATGAGTATTTATTGCAGAGAACGG ACCACCGGTTGTTGCCCTACCCGTTGATGCGGACCCCCTTCCAGATGaccagcatcctgttgggctatGTATTCTTCTCGCTGTATGCAGGGCCTCGCCTGATGGTAAACCGCAAGCCCTATCACCTCAAATCGGCCATGATCGTCTATAACTTCAGCATGGTGTTCCTGAACGCCTTCCTTGTCTATGAG TTCCTGATGTCAGGATGGGGCACCACCTTTACCTGGAGATGTGACCTTTGTGACTACTCAAGCAGCCCACAGGCTCTAAGG ATGGTTCGAGTGGCTTGGTGGTTTTACTTCTCTAAATTCATCGAGCTTCTGGACACG TTATTCTTTGTGCTGCGTAAGAAACACAGCCAGATTACATTTCTTCATGTCTTCCATCACTCCTTCATGCCCTTCACGTGGTGGTGGGGTATGACCATCGCTCCTG CAGGGGGAATGAGCTCGTTCCATGCCATGGTCAACGCATGTGTCCACGTCATCATGTACACCTACTACGGCCTGTCCGCTGCAGGACCTCGCTTCCAGAAATACCTCTGGTGGAAGAAGTACATGACCGCAATCCAGCTT ATCCAGTTTGTGCTGATCTCACTTCACATCTCTCAATACTACTTCATGGAGAAGTGTGACTTTCAGGTGCCCATGTTCATTCACCTCATCTGGATGTACGGAACCTTCTTCTTCGTACTCTTCTCCAACTTCTGGATTCAGGCCTACATAAAGGGTAAACGGCTGCCTACAGCAACCAAGGAGGCAAAGCTCAAGCAGAATGGCGTTACTAATGGTCATACCAACGGCATTACCAttggcaacatttccatggttcCCAACGGCAAACAAGTGGAGAACGGCAATGGGACAACAGCGCACCGTGTCAACGGCCATAACCAACTCGGCAAAGTGAAGGAAGTCTAG